In a genomic window of Flavobacterium lipolyticum:
- a CDS encoding outer membrane beta-barrel family protein, whose amino-acid sequence MILKRIILITLLLFTGTFAFSQNFNVQELGKAKLINVSGGVSANTVFYSGNATREPFSYFLNGNINFNIANLYNIPLSFSYTNQKFGYNKPVLMNRLSIHPSYKWITAHIGDVSMTFSPYTLSGHQFTGFGVDLTPQGKFKISAMYGRLLKSNEFNSAYPDILPAYKRFGYGFKTAYSLEKINLGLTLFKARDQINSLNNPVPFELDVAPKENAAISFETNFKLFQKLQISTEYASSSITEDLRVVASGKAKGVSSFLLGRNSTTTSYNAFKGQLAYPAGKGTLGLGYERIDPNYRTFGGYYFNNDLENVTVNATQNLYKDKVSLALNLGLQKDNLEKQKESQMKRLVTSANVDLRPNQKLNLNLNYSNFQSFTNSRNQFDYINQVSNYEYLDTLNFRQVNQNLGLTVNYLLKNDRRLKKAISANLSMQDAVNQQQGKTVAGGASTYYNSALTYSLGYPQKELSFNGSLNNTYGQTDGGTNFIIGPTVGATKLFFDKKLNATASTSYNTSYNNGQKQNDIFNFRLNGSYIYLEKHNFNMSVITLFNKTATSKNNDLTATLSYTYSFDKIKMRPKREPKTDEDMNLTSILKINLNGKILEGTRDQITAQLKEMQLALNPLPEKESTNLEHLLTLASLTPDDKQFKEKVLDYLEAYNIEAENVKKFNEYLLEAAKKLEAEMKNKDSNLENAYVTALGKVNSHKLHGVSEENNTDKAAFKSYQKLMERSNKNRDQLTRHRWMLKEISVLTKLPAAEIQQNPAAVVFSAEQIEEAFKSIKDKKTGPEIIAAIEIKMIPFYHDLALKNANIDEIDLNHIQK is encoded by the coding sequence ATGATTTTAAAAAGAATAATTTTAATTACACTACTGCTTTTCACCGGTACCTTTGCTTTTTCGCAAAACTTTAATGTACAGGAGCTAGGCAAAGCGAAACTAATAAATGTCAGTGGTGGTGTATCAGCCAATACGGTATTCTATTCCGGTAATGCCACACGAGAGCCCTTCAGTTATTTTTTGAACGGAAACATCAATTTCAATATTGCCAATCTGTACAACATTCCGCTTTCGTTTTCCTATACCAATCAAAAATTCGGATACAACAAACCTGTTTTAATGAATCGTCTGAGCATACATCCTTCGTATAAATGGATTACTGCTCATATTGGAGATGTAAGCATGACCTTCTCCCCTTACACTTTAAGCGGTCATCAATTCACAGGGTTTGGAGTAGATTTGACTCCACAAGGAAAATTCAAAATCAGTGCGATGTACGGGCGATTATTGAAAAGTAACGAATTTAATTCTGCTTATCCTGATATTCTGCCTGCCTATAAAAGATTCGGGTATGGATTTAAAACCGCTTATTCCCTGGAGAAAATAAACCTGGGGCTTACCCTGTTTAAAGCAAGAGATCAGATCAATTCTTTAAACAACCCTGTACCCTTTGAACTGGATGTTGCTCCAAAGGAAAATGCTGCCATTAGTTTTGAAACTAATTTTAAACTTTTTCAAAAACTACAAATCTCTACCGAATATGCCAGCAGTAGTATCACTGAAGATTTAAGAGTTGTGGCAAGTGGAAAAGCAAAAGGAGTTTCCTCTTTTCTATTGGGTAGAAACAGTACTACCACTAGTTATAATGCCTTTAAAGGACAATTGGCTTACCCGGCCGGAAAAGGAACTTTAGGATTAGGTTACGAACGAATTGATCCTAACTACAGAACTTTTGGAGGATACTATTTTAATAACGATTTAGAAAATGTAACCGTTAATGCGACCCAAAATCTGTATAAAGATAAAGTGTCGCTTGCTTTAAACTTAGGACTTCAGAAAGACAATTTAGAAAAGCAGAAAGAAAGCCAGATGAAACGTTTGGTCACCTCAGCTAATGTCGATTTGAGACCCAATCAAAAATTAAACCTGAACCTGAACTACTCTAACTTTCAATCGTTCACCAACAGCCGTAATCAGTTTGACTACATCAATCAGGTTTCAAATTACGAGTATTTAGATACTTTGAACTTCAGACAAGTGAACCAAAATTTAGGTCTGACGGTAAATTATCTATTAAAAAATGATAGACGCCTAAAAAAGGCAATTAGTGCCAATCTCTCTATGCAGGATGCTGTAAACCAACAACAAGGAAAAACAGTTGCGGGTGGAGCCTCTACCTATTACAACTCAGCCCTTACTTATTCTCTGGGTTATCCTCAAAAAGAACTAAGTTTCAACGGTTCCTTAAACAATACCTATGGACAAACAGACGGTGGAACGAATTTTATTATCGGACCAACAGTCGGAGCCACCAAATTATTTTTTGATAAAAAACTGAATGCGACCGCCTCGACCAGTTACAATACTAGTTATAACAATGGTCAGAAGCAAAACGACATCTTCAACTTCAGATTGAACGGATCTTACATTTATCTTGAAAAACACAATTTCAACATGAGTGTCATCACACTATTTAATAAAACTGCCACCAGTAAAAACAATGACTTAACCGCTACATTGTCTTATACCTATTCTTTCGACAAAATCAAAATGCGTCCGAAAAGAGAACCCAAAACCGACGAGGATATGAATCTTACTTCTATCCTAAAAATAAATCTTAACGGAAAAATTTTAGAAGGAACACGTGATCAGATTACTGCTCAATTAAAAGAGATGCAATTGGCACTAAACCCATTACCGGAAAAAGAGAGCACAAATTTAGAACATTTACTCACTCTGGCTTCCCTTACACCGGATGACAAACAGTTCAAAGAAAAAGTACTAGACTATCTCGAAGCTTACAACATCGAAGCAGAAAACGTAAAAAAATTCAACGAATACCTTCTTGAAGCCGCCAAAAAATTGGAGGCGGAAATGAAAAACAAAGATTCAAATCTGGAAAATGCTTACGTTACAGCCTTAGGAAAGGTAAACAGCCACAAACTGCATGGTGTGAGTGAAGAAAATAACACTGATAAAGCAGCTTTCAAATCCTATCAGAAATTAATGGAAAGAAGTAATAAAAATCGCGATCAGCTTACACGTCACCGATGGATGCTCAAAGAAATTTCGGTATTGACTAAACTGCCGGCTGCCGAAATACAGCAAAATCCCGCTGCAGTAGTTTTTAGCGCAGAACAAATTGAAGAAGCTTTTAAATCGATAAAAGACAAAAAAACCGGTCCTGAAATAATAGCCGCTATCGAAATCAAAATGATACCGTTTTATCATGATCTGGCTCTCAAAAATGCAAACATTGATGAAATCGATCTTAATCATATTCAAAAATAA
- a CDS encoding fibronectin type III domain-containing protein — protein sequence MKLKFLILLTLITIGTTYSQEKNSTGEANPTEIKSEIQVIARVQKDRILLRWAVTNAMAWKKLNTYGYTVERYTVTRNNKTLPAPEKVVLAGTLKPEALETWEKLIEKNDNAAIVAQAIYGENFSVTGTDKLENIVNLSEENEQRFTFALLTADKDYEIAKKAGLGLEDKTVKPNEKYAYRVISNVPEKEATISYGGIFVGLSDYQPLPKPMDFTAHFTNSSAMLSWNFKILSHTYANYFVERSTDKKTFERITDKPYTSLNQQNTNNSQIFYVDSIANNKPYSYRIQGISPFGELGPYSKVVTGKGAEILKYVPHLTVKEFKDENTVTLTWEFPTEGDNEITGFELNRSDTDDDGYTKVVKNIPAKSRTVTYNKLLSTNYFTITALGKQGSNRTSFPMLVQPVDSIPPSKPIGLKGVIDSLGVVKLTWDPNKEKDLLGYRIYRGNTAEEELTQLTVSPSEPNSYQDKVLIKNLNPKVYYKVIAVDYHYNMSDFSDVLIIKKPDVIPPTSPVFTSFKIKEGSIFLEWANSQSEDVAVHQLYRKENDQKDWTLILETKNKEEKFQDKTAVEGSTYRYAVFAKDESNLVSNPSPELTLFVPKYSVMPAVKGFFAQPNKTTNTIDLSWDYANSEVDGFEIYKASDKDPLQLIQIVTGKTRFLPDPTITINTTYQYGIRAIFKDGRTSKMDFFTVKF from the coding sequence ATGAAGCTTAAATTTTTAATTCTCCTTACTCTTATTACAATTGGTACTACCTATTCACAAGAAAAAAATAGCACAGGAGAAGCAAATCCAACCGAAATAAAATCGGAGATACAAGTTATAGCCAGAGTACAAAAAGATCGAATTTTGTTACGCTGGGCTGTCACCAATGCTATGGCCTGGAAAAAACTAAATACTTATGGGTATACTGTAGAACGTTATACCGTTACCCGTAACAACAAGACTTTGCCAGCTCCCGAAAAAGTGGTCCTGGCTGGTACATTGAAACCTGAGGCACTGGAAACATGGGAAAAACTAATTGAAAAGAATGACAATGCCGCTATTGTAGCGCAAGCCATTTATGGAGAAAATTTTTCGGTTACCGGAACAGATAAATTAGAAAATATCGTAAACCTTTCAGAAGAGAATGAGCAAAGATTTACATTCGCTCTCCTAACTGCGGACAAAGATTATGAAATTGCCAAAAAAGCGGGTCTGGGATTGGAAGATAAAACAGTTAAGCCTAACGAAAAATATGCCTATCGCGTAATTTCAAATGTACCTGAAAAAGAGGCTACAATATCTTATGGTGGAATTTTCGTGGGATTAAGCGATTATCAGCCACTCCCAAAACCAATGGATTTCACGGCTCATTTTACAAACAGCAGTGCCATGTTAAGCTGGAATTTTAAAATACTTTCGCATACTTACGCCAATTATTTTGTAGAACGTTCGACCGATAAAAAGACTTTCGAAAGAATTACTGATAAACCTTACACCAGTTTAAATCAGCAAAACACGAATAACAGTCAAATTTTCTATGTTGATTCTATCGCGAACAATAAACCATACAGCTACAGAATTCAGGGGATTTCGCCTTTTGGTGAATTAGGTCCCTATTCAAAGGTTGTTACCGGAAAAGGTGCTGAAATATTAAAATATGTTCCCCATCTGACTGTGAAGGAGTTTAAGGATGAAAATACTGTTACTTTAACCTGGGAATTTCCAACAGAAGGGGATAATGAAATCACAGGATTTGAATTAAACCGTTCTGATACGGATGATGATGGCTATACAAAAGTAGTAAAGAACATCCCTGCCAAGAGCCGTACAGTGACGTACAACAAGCTCTTATCTACAAACTATTTTACCATTACAGCCCTTGGAAAACAAGGTAGCAACAGAACTTCATTTCCTATGTTGGTACAGCCCGTAGACTCTATACCACCTTCTAAGCCTATTGGTTTAAAAGGAGTTATAGACAGCTTAGGTGTTGTAAAACTAACCTGGGACCCTAATAAAGAAAAAGATTTATTAGGATATCGTATCTATAGAGGAAACACCGCCGAAGAAGAACTTACACAGTTGACTGTAAGCCCAAGTGAACCTAACTCTTACCAGGACAAAGTACTTATTAAAAATTTGAATCCTAAGGTATACTATAAAGTTATTGCGGTAGATTATCACTACAATATGTCTGATTTCTCAGATGTTTTAATTATTAAAAAACCGGATGTAATTCCCCCTACTTCACCTGTTTTTACCAGTTTTAAAATTAAAGAAGGATCGATTTTTCTCGAATGGGCAAACAGTCAGAGTGAAGATGTGGCTGTACACCAATTGTACAGAAAAGAAAATGATCAAAAGGACTGGACACTGATTTTGGAAACCAAAAATAAGGAAGAGAAATTTCAGGATAAAACTGCCGTTGAAGGAAGTACTTACCGATATGCTGTTTTTGCGAAAGATGAGAGCAATTTAGTTTCTAATCCTTCACCGGAATTAACCTTATTTGTACCTAAATATTCTGTTATGCCAGCTGTGAAAGGTTTTTTCGCTCAGCCAAATAAAACAACCAATACCATCGATTTGTCATGGGATTACGCGAACAGTGAAGTAGATGGTTTTGAAATTTACAAAGCTTCAGATAAAGATCCATTGCAACTGATCCAGATTGTGACCGGAAAAACACGCTTTTTACCTGACCCGACTATTACCATTAATACGACGTACCAATACGGCATCAGAGCGATCTTTAAAGACGGAAGAACCTCTAAAATGGATTTTTTCACTGTAAAGTTCTAA
- a CDS encoding SprB repeat-containing protein, translated as MTKKLPLILFFLGSLFAYGQTDYGILIKSKITSPSVWPSNDYSGLHQITAGMNSCSIDFLEDNYKNDLYCFFYVTGNPTKIDFMEVLGGSPTCGQITRTIPYNKDTFKGWFFSGCLANAEIMPLHITRPDSNPKCKEDPITLNNGWNWQYQFDSEGWKNLPAQFQEQPSITFKIKDLPGYNSQANVHFIAGYEKYGQYTNTVTYSIIGCSPELAEKKPTANSVKCNNTATGSVTLKFESPLKKDDQFLFNLYRVNPVAPDTGFIKSIKASEKETENKTYTWEGIAAGTYTIKYQAQSKFDNGQIVGSSAIVTDSFTIENKDQLTFRTTAIQPKCSGDPGSIEISVTGGTSPYFYILDNGIKTPLTKNPDTINGVTDGAHTVTVLDSHGCIEN; from the coding sequence ATGACCAAAAAATTACCCTTAATCTTATTCTTTTTAGGAAGTCTGTTTGCTTATGGACAGACCGATTATGGAATATTAATAAAATCTAAAATCACTTCACCTTCTGTCTGGCCTTCGAATGATTATAGCGGACTCCATCAAATTACGGCAGGAATGAACTCGTGTTCAATTGATTTTTTAGAAGACAATTACAAGAATGATTTGTATTGTTTTTTTTATGTGACAGGCAATCCTACGAAAATAGATTTTATGGAAGTTTTGGGTGGGTCGCCAACATGTGGACAAATAACACGAACTATTCCATACAATAAGGATACCTTTAAGGGCTGGTTTTTTAGCGGGTGTTTAGCAAACGCTGAGATAATGCCATTGCATATCACTCGACCAGACTCCAATCCAAAATGCAAGGAGGATCCTATAACTTTAAATAATGGGTGGAACTGGCAGTATCAATTTGATAGCGAAGGTTGGAAGAATCTTCCTGCACAATTCCAGGAACAACCATCAATTACCTTTAAAATAAAGGACTTACCTGGATACAACAGTCAGGCAAACGTTCATTTTATTGCGGGTTATGAAAAGTATGGACAATATACAAATACAGTCACTTATAGTATTATCGGCTGTTCACCCGAACTGGCCGAAAAAAAACCAACTGCAAATTCGGTTAAATGCAATAATACAGCCACTGGCAGTGTTACCCTAAAGTTTGAATCACCCCTAAAAAAAGATGATCAATTTCTTTTTAATCTATACCGTGTCAATCCGGTGGCACCAGACACCGGTTTTATAAAAAGCATTAAAGCATCAGAAAAGGAAACTGAAAATAAAACCTATACATGGGAAGGAATAGCAGCAGGAACATACACCATAAAATATCAGGCACAAAGCAAATTTGATAATGGCCAAATTGTAGGATCTAGTGCTATCGTTACCGATTCTTTTACGATAGAAAATAAAGACCAATTAACTTTTAGAACGACAGCAATTCAACCAAAATGCAGTGGAGATCCTGGTAGTATTGAAATTTCAGTAACTGGAGGTACCTCACCTTACTTTTATATTCTTGACAATGGGATTAAAACTCCGCTTACCAAAAATCCGGATACAATTAACGGTGTAACGGATGGCGCTCATACCGTAACCGTTCTGGATAGTCATGGTTGTATAGAAAACTAA
- a CDS encoding T9SS type A sorting domain-containing protein, whose protein sequence is MKKIYTLLLITLLGYSQINAQSTKTVTITTPKPITILGTPSYTNATENGKADGSFSIGFEGGTGNYEYIYAKDGQPYTPVSLFSMPAGNYIMYAKDIGKSCRSADFSFTIYAPEKVKVTAPKPTNITCPGGRGSITAIAEGGFPYSPTPITRTYTYTWYSCDNSGTIIGSNPISGPNSSPTITGQNAGYYKVFATDSKGATSDGFVVQLEANPQIESTVLSTKDVSCFGINDGEIQISLKGGIAPLSVLWNDGSTSANRTGLKAGSYWYTVTDANSCKFNNNVITEIKPSPPLLQVKLDTKIQPSSPSVNDGTIAVSVIGGAGNYTYSWTKNGQPFAANTNARADLGNGSYQIKVVDKNGCGATTNTIELKALTITPLTQIDIKCKNEPTGSITIEASGGTGSYFYRWFKIENGIETQISGQTTATIANLVTGTYRVGVKDSKMEIYKNFYLSEPQNVLTATHTSTNVICNGRNDGTITLDIKGGTAPYTTIFKDVNDSAKIIDPVKLTAGTYSYIVTDHNNCTYGSPVNIEITQNAAVTIASTTKTQPTINTANDGEIIVNADGGTKTYTYTIKKNGISTGTIYTTNTITGLGDGVYEIIAKDSNNCTSAPETVILKALAVAFVNKIDVTCNRANTGSIQVIASGGTPNNLNQYNYKWYYKQKATDQYTLLVETTTNKIENLYAGFYKVIVTDNVNISRELVIAELTERPAITCIFTQTNVNCFSGSDATITLNIQGGTGDYHILWNDGVTTKDRAGIPAGDYSFTIIDDNGCSYSTAPVIVKITEPLKPLTIASFEKVDASGYLLKNGHIDVSAADGTFPYTYQWYQGTGSTKIIMTGKTNRLLDGIGLGTYSVIVTDKNKCTTEASYIINQPDELLITSIIETQSIKCFANKQAILKATISGGAPIGVPDADKRYLYKWYNKLTPNVVASTTNPSETLRAGDYILEVSDGFGNSYTSNPVTVTEPKLLKINYNQKNVSCNGGNDAQITINITGGVGPYKIVWSTGKNADQNTIKDLFASTYNVTVTDANLCTDYQEITITEPQAMGIQVLKTPPSALGQDDASIKVTVVGGTPNYNFEWFDKDGNSIFIDNDKESNSINNIYVGQYFITIIDANGCKIDKRDLDKVDPLFIKLTQINIVKCYGDATASVKAITSGGLPGYYYKWYDATNSALIISENETLMNAKAGTYYVIATDSFGKSIKSETITITEPTPLDNSLSAEYTRCGDGNDWTITSAALQGTAPYSYLWSTGARTANLVDVPPGNYSLLVTDTNGCTITKTITLIAPPHLAASEVIKIPTCYAGSDATITVTPINGIAPYTYLWNTGETSNILSNASAGEYTVAVSDSKGCIINHTYTIVNPPKDVINIGEDVTLCFDQTLTINATINDDKATYSWTSDKGFKSNKAIITVSEPANYTVVVTNKLGCEATDTLKISSQNTPISAEFALSSQVFKNEKFIIVDISNPDADEIEWVIPASATVISKNKDFAEISFSQAGEYDITLNTKKGNCTAFQTKSILVTEGEYEENNPDDQTFKKFDLKIYPNPSKGAFTVDVLLDKVMPAHVKVYNLTNNLLIDSKTQEGKGNYLFNFSLTGLPSGIYFVLFESQQGSKLRKIIIQ, encoded by the coding sequence ATGAAAAAAATCTACACATTACTACTTATAACTTTATTGGGATATTCGCAGATAAATGCACAATCAACCAAAACAGTTACTATTACAACACCTAAACCAATTACAATTTTAGGTACTCCCAGTTATACAAATGCAACTGAAAATGGCAAAGCCGATGGCTCATTCTCTATTGGATTTGAGGGAGGTACAGGCAACTACGAATATATATATGCCAAAGACGGGCAGCCTTATACCCCGGTTTCCTTGTTTTCTATGCCAGCCGGAAACTACATCATGTATGCAAAAGACATTGGCAAATCCTGTAGAAGTGCTGATTTTTCTTTTACAATATATGCGCCTGAAAAAGTAAAAGTCACTGCCCCAAAACCAACTAATATAACATGTCCCGGAGGAAGGGGCAGTATAACAGCTATAGCCGAAGGAGGATTTCCTTACAGCCCAACGCCGATAACCCGAACTTACACTTATACCTGGTACAGCTGCGACAACTCTGGAACTATTATTGGTTCAAATCCAATTTCGGGACCCAATAGTAGTCCCACAATTACGGGACAAAATGCAGGCTATTATAAAGTTTTTGCTACTGATAGTAAAGGAGCCACTTCGGATGGATTTGTAGTACAACTAGAAGCCAATCCTCAAATAGAATCAACAGTACTATCTACAAAAGATGTTAGTTGTTTCGGAATAAATGATGGTGAAATTCAAATAAGCTTAAAAGGTGGAATTGCTCCACTATCCGTGCTATGGAATGACGGCAGCACTAGTGCAAACAGAACCGGTTTAAAAGCAGGTAGCTATTGGTATACTGTAACAGATGCCAACTCTTGCAAATTTAATAATAATGTAATAACAGAGATTAAACCATCACCTCCTTTATTACAAGTCAAACTTGATACAAAAATACAACCCTCCTCTCCCTCTGTCAATGACGGAACAATAGCAGTCTCTGTAATTGGTGGAGCTGGTAACTATACATATTCGTGGACTAAAAATGGTCAGCCTTTTGCTGCCAATACCAATGCCCGTGCCGATTTAGGGAATGGCAGCTACCAGATTAAAGTAGTAGATAAAAATGGTTGTGGTGCCACTACCAATACAATCGAACTAAAAGCTCTGACTATAACCCCACTTACTCAAATAGACATTAAATGTAAAAATGAACCAACCGGTAGTATAACTATAGAGGCAAGCGGAGGCACAGGATCTTATTTTTATCGTTGGTTTAAAATAGAAAATGGCATTGAAACACAAATTTCCGGACAAACTACTGCTACTATAGCAAATCTTGTTACAGGTACCTATAGAGTTGGAGTTAAGGACAGTAAAATGGAAATTTATAAGAATTTTTATCTTTCTGAGCCACAAAATGTGCTTACAGCAACCCATACTTCTACCAATGTAATTTGCAATGGCCGCAATGACGGTACAATTACGTTAGATATAAAAGGAGGAACAGCTCCTTACACAACTATTTTTAAAGACGTTAATGATTCCGCCAAAATAATAGATCCTGTAAAATTAACAGCAGGAACCTACTCTTATATCGTTACGGACCATAATAACTGTACTTATGGTAGTCCTGTCAACATCGAAATCACCCAAAATGCAGCTGTTACTATTGCAAGTACTACTAAAACACAACCTACCATAAATACGGCAAATGATGGTGAAATAATTGTGAATGCAGATGGAGGAACAAAAACGTACACTTATACCATAAAGAAAAATGGTATTAGTACCGGTACCATATATACTACAAATACAATCACAGGCTTAGGAGATGGCGTATATGAAATAATTGCAAAAGACAGTAATAACTGTACTTCTGCCCCTGAAACTGTTATCCTTAAAGCATTGGCTGTAGCCTTCGTAAATAAAATTGACGTAACCTGTAATAGAGCAAACACCGGTAGTATACAAGTCATTGCAAGTGGTGGAACTCCAAATAACTTAAATCAATACAATTACAAATGGTATTACAAACAAAAAGCGACGGATCAATATACTTTGTTAGTTGAAACAACAACAAACAAAATTGAGAACTTATACGCTGGTTTTTACAAAGTAATAGTAACTGACAATGTAAATATTTCGAGAGAACTTGTTATTGCAGAATTAACGGAAAGACCTGCTATCACCTGTATTTTTACTCAAACAAACGTAAATTGTTTTAGTGGCAGCGATGCAACCATTACCTTAAATATTCAGGGAGGAACCGGAGATTATCATATTTTATGGAATGATGGCGTTACTACAAAAGACCGTGCAGGAATTCCTGCCGGAGACTATTCTTTCACAATTATTGACGATAATGGTTGTTCTTATTCAACAGCACCTGTAATTGTTAAAATCACTGAGCCGCTAAAACCATTAACCATAGCTTCTTTTGAAAAAGTTGATGCAAGCGGCTATCTGTTAAAAAATGGCCATATCGATGTTTCAGCAGCAGACGGGACATTTCCCTATACCTATCAGTGGTATCAAGGAACCGGAAGTACCAAAATAATAATGACAGGTAAAACAAACCGTCTATTAGATGGCATTGGTTTAGGTACGTATAGCGTTATAGTTACAGATAAAAATAAGTGTACAACAGAGGCATCTTACATCATTAATCAACCGGATGAACTTTTAATCACTTCCATTATAGAAACCCAGTCTATCAAATGTTTTGCTAATAAACAAGCCATACTAAAAGCTACCATCTCGGGAGGGGCTCCTATTGGGGTTCCTGACGCAGATAAAAGATATCTTTATAAATGGTACAATAAATTAACTCCGAATGTAGTCGCTTCTACAACAAATCCTTCCGAGACATTACGCGCAGGAGATTATATTTTAGAAGTTTCAGACGGATTTGGTAACAGCTACACCTCAAATCCTGTAACTGTAACTGAGCCAAAACTTTTAAAAATTAATTATAATCAAAAAAATGTTTCTTGTAATGGCGGTAATGATGCTCAGATTACAATAAATATTACCGGAGGTGTCGGTCCATATAAGATCGTATGGAGTACTGGGAAAAATGCAGACCAAAATACAATTAAGGATCTTTTCGCATCAACCTACAATGTTACCGTTACAGATGCTAATTTATGTACAGATTATCAGGAAATAACAATTACAGAACCTCAGGCAATGGGAATACAAGTGTTAAAAACACCCCCATCTGCTTTAGGACAAGATGATGCAAGTATTAAAGTTACTGTCGTTGGAGGTACTCCAAATTACAATTTCGAATGGTTCGATAAAGATGGTAACTCCATTTTTATAGATAACGACAAAGAATCCAATAGTATTAATAACATCTATGTAGGGCAATATTTCATTACAATTATTGATGCAAATGGCTGTAAAATTGATAAAAGAGACTTAGACAAAGTAGATCCTCTCTTTATTAAATTAACTCAGATTAACATTGTAAAATGTTACGGAGATGCAACAGCCAGTGTGAAAGCAATTACTTCAGGAGGGCTTCCGGGTTATTATTACAAATGGTATGATGCAACTAATTCTGCACTGATCATTAGCGAAAATGAGACTTTAATGAATGCTAAAGCGGGAACTTATTATGTTATTGCAACAGATTCTTTTGGAAAATCGATAAAAAGCGAAACGATTACAATCACTGAGCCTACTCCGCTTGACAATTCGCTTTCCGCTGAATATACCCGTTGTGGTGATGGAAACGATTGGACAATTACCTCAGCCGCATTACAAGGTACAGCTCCTTACTCTTACTTATGGAGTACAGGCGCCAGAACTGCTAATTTAGTAGACGTTCCTCCAGGAAATTATTCTTTATTGGTAACGGATACTAATGGCTGTACCATTACAAAAACAATTACACTAATTGCTCCACCGCATCTGGCAGCGTCCGAAGTAATTAAGATCCCAACTTGTTACGCCGGTTCTGACGCTACCATTACTGTGACTCCTATAAACGGTATTGCCCCTTACACCTATTTGTGGAATACGGGAGAAACATCAAATATACTAAGCAATGCCTCAGCAGGAGAATATACCGTTGCTGTTTCCGACAGTAAAGGCTGTATCATCAATCATACCTATACCATTGTTAATCCACCGAAAGATGTTATTAATATCGGAGAAGATGTGACTTTATGTTTTGATCAGACTTTAACCATTAATGCCACAATTAATGACGATAAAGCGACGTATTCCTGGACCTCCGATAAAGGTTTCAAGAGCAATAAAGCTATAATTACGGTTTCTGAACCTGCAAATTATACCGTTGTAGTTACCAACAAATTGGGTTGTGAAGCTACAGATACCCTCAAAATTTCAAGTCAGAATACCCCAATTAGTGCTGAATTTGCCCTCTCGAGTCAGGTATTCAAAAACGAAAAATTCATAATCGTTGACATCAGTAATCCTGACGCCGATGAAATCGAATGGGTAATTCCTGCCAGTGCAACCGTAATCTCGAAAAACAAAGATTTTGCCGAAATCAGTTTCAGTCAGGCCGGTGAATATGACATCACGCTGAACACTAAAAAAGGAAACTGTACTGCTTTTCAAACTAAGTCAATCTTAGTGACTGAAGGAGAATATGAAGAAAACAATCCGGACGATCAGACTTTCAAGAAATTTGATCTGAAAATCTATCCAAATCCGTCAAAAGGAGCTTTTACTGTAGATGTACTGCTGGATAAAGTAATGCCGGCACATGTCAAGGTTTATAATTTGACCAACAACTTACTGATAGATTCAAAAACACAGGAAGGCAAAGGCAATTACCTGTTCAACTTTAGTTTAACAGGTCTTCCTTCCGGAATATATTTTGTCTTATTCGAGTCACAGCAAGGAAGTAAATTGAGAAAAATCATTATTCAGTAA